Below is a window of Picosynechococcus sp. PCC 7002 DNA.
AAAATTTGGTCTTCGCCAAGGTAGTAGCGGATCATCTGGGGAACGTAGCCGTAAACCATTTTGTCATCGGCGATCCCTGTCCCTGGGGCGTTGGCGATCGCCACCCGTCCTTGGCGGTAGACTTCCATCAGGCCCGGCACCCCAAGCACCGAATCCGAGCGAAAAACAAACGGATCTAAAAAGTCATCATCAATGCGCCGATAAATCACATCAATCCGTTGCAATCCCTTGGTGGTGCGCATCTGTAAATAGCCATCCACCACGACCAAATCTCGCCCTTCGACCAACTCACACCCCATTTGCTGGGCGAGGTAAGAATGTTCAAAATAGGCAGAGTTGTAAATGCCTGGTGTCAGCACCACAACGCAGGGATCGGCAATGTGATCGGGGGCCAAATTCATTAACAGATTTAGCAATTGTCCCGGATAGTCATCGACGGGTTGAATCTTTAGGGTATTAAAAAAGCTCGGAAAAAGACTTTTCATCACCCGACGATTTTCGAGAACGTAGGAAACCCCCGACGGACAACGGAGGTTATCTTCGAGGACATACCATTGCCCCTGGCGATCGCGCACCAAATCAGTACCCGTAATGTGACACCATTTGCCCTTGGGGGGTTTGAGGCCAATGCAGGGTTTCAAGTAGCCTGACGCTGATTCCACCACATGGCGCGGAATCACTTGATCCTTGATAATGCGCTGTTCATTGTAAATATCGTCAAGGAAATGATTTAACGCTTCAATGCGCTGTTGTAAGCCTTTTTCGAGCCAATCCCACTCCGTCTGGGCAATAATCCGGGGAATCACATCAAAGGGAAAAATCCGCTCCGTCCCCTGGTTATCGCTGTAAACATTGAAGGTCACGCCCAACTTGAACAACATATTTTGCGCAGATTTTTGTTGTTGTTCCAGGACGTTGAGGGGGAACTTGCCAATATGCTGAATCAACGCCGCTGCGGCTGGTCGTGGTATCCCCTGATCCGCAAAAAGCTCATCATAAAAATCTCCGGGGTTGTAACCTTCTAGACTATTTACCATGCCATTACCCTCGAACCTGCTGTGAAGTGGGGCCAAAGATCAAGCTACAGTTCAGGCGATCGCCGAACAGACCACTGCCTTCTGTGCCTAAATCGTCCCAGCTAGCTAGATGTATCAAGCATTGAGCGACCGAAGCTGTAACAAGTCATACAGCTACCAAAGACTTCACAAAAATCAAGCTTCCCAAAAGACACCATTCTCGCTACCTCAAAATCCCATGGGGTCTGCTCCGGAGCCAAAAATTTGACCCCTCAAACCAAAAAAAGCCGAGGCCAAACCTCGACTTTCTAGTGTTTATTTTTTGCGATCGCCCGACGATTGACCAGAGACAACGCAGACCTTGATTGAGATTCTGGGTTGTTTGACTACGACAGATTTTCGATCAGCCACCCATGGTTGCTTGGGCAAGGCCGATAAAAAGTGGTATGCCGATGGCGATCGCCACGGGGGTACCGATGGCCGTAGACGAACCGATATAAGCAGAAGGATTAGCCGACGGAATCCCAGCCCGTAAAGTAGGCGGCCCAGAGATGTCCGAACTAGACGCCGCAATAATCGCTAAGAGGGCAACACCACCAGGACTGAACCCTGTAACATAGTGGGCGATCATGCCGAGACCGAAGGCAATAAACCCATGGAGTAGCGGCGCAATAAACGCATAGACAGCGTACCATTGAGCAACTTTGCGCAGTTCCCCAAGCCTAGACCAAGCTTCCATCCCCATCACCAGCATCAAAATCGAAAGAAAACCACGGAAGAGGGGCTCATAGAAACTTTCAAAGACACTTTCTGGCCGAGTCAACAAACCGAGAGCAAGACCGAGCAACAATGCTGATAGGGCAGAACCCTGGAGACTTTCCTTAACAATGGGCCAAATTTCAACCCGATTAGTAGCCTTACCACGCTTTTGACCCAGATATTCCTGCCTCGTGGTGGGATAAACAGGTTCACCAGAATATTCACCAGCGGCAACGGGTTGTTTGCTGAAATCATCGGCTTCAACCTCGCGCTGCTTGCTCTTATAAAGACTAGCTACAACAATCGCTGTCACCAGGGCGGGAATATCCATAAAAGGATAAAGTGCCGCTGCCCAAGGTTCGTAGAAAACACCTTGCCCTTCCATAACCGTGATTCCAGCAGCAAGGGTCGAACCACTCACTGCCCCAAACAAGCCGGCAGTTGCCACTGCATCTACGGTCCTAATACCTGGCAGCTTTGCTAAGGTAAAACGCCCAATAAAAACGATCAGAATGCCCATGAGCACAGCAAATAACGCAGGCAAGAGCATCTCCGTGATATTGGTATTACGAATCGCAATACCGCCGCTCAAACCGACTTTGATGAGCAGCATAAAAACGATGAACTTATACACTGCATCGGGGATTGTAAGTCGGCTACCGAAGGCGGCAATGACAATACCGCCAATTAAAAAGCCGAGCGTCGGGGACTGCAACTGCGACCCAAATTTCGTCAAAAAATCGGACAAAAAATCCACTAATACCTCCTTCCGCTTCCTCCCATGAAGAGCGGTAATTGTGAGCTTTGAATAGTAAGGCTGCAGGGCTTCACACCTACAGCGCGGGTACGATGCGAAAATCTGTTATCGGGCTTTTATAGATTTAGCTCTATTAACACCCAAATTTCTATGTGCTTAAGTCTATCTTGAATTGCGCAGATTTTTACGTTTTTCAGCCTGGATTTGATACGCAATGTCAAATTTAATTCATAAGTTTTTCTTTTCTATTGTCTTCATTGCTCCTAGTTAAGGTGAATGGTGTTCAAGTAAATGGCGATCGCCTATTGTTCGTGCAACCAAGCTATCCCTTGATTTATTTCTCGCTGTATTGAGTGCCTCCAAGGGGAGAATTTAGTCCACTTGCAAAGCAGGAGACTGTTCCGGTGCAGGACTTTCTAAAGGGGGACTGTAAGGGGCAATGTTCACCCAGATAACAGAAAGCAGTAAACCAACCCCACAACCGATCAAAAACATCCAACCGTGGGAAGGCTCTAAAACGCAAAGTAAGCGGCGGTCACTACCATACACTTGCACTACCCACCCCTCATCTGCATTTAAGGTGGGTTGCGATGGTCTCGCGTCAAATTTTTTCATTGCTTTTTACTCCATGCTGTTTGTATGTATTTCCGAACAATCACGTGCCCGTTTAAAACAGAGAACGTAGCCAACAACCACCAATGCAATATCCATGGCGACTTTAAGTTGAATTTTTTAAATAGTTGAGTAAGCCCAATCCATAGAAATAAGCCTATGGATTGAGTGAATGCCATGTTTTTTAGTCTATACAATGCCGGGTCAACAAGTGGCCTTTTTTGTCAAAAATCGCCTTAAACTTGCTGAATCTTTTGATAACCCAAGCTTATGAATCGAATCTAAATGGCCATGCTATGCGTAACTTTCCTAGATCTGTATCCGTGGATTAGATCAACTTACGAGGCCAACATCCGTTAGAAAAATATCTGCTGTGACGAGGGTGATTCTCAAGGGCTGGCTTGTCGTTAGACGATGAATTAGGATTTGACGGGTTCCATTGCAAACAGCGTTAAAACCAATGATTAAAAGGCGATCGCGGCACTAAAGGGATAAGCGTTTTTTATAAAATGCTTCGATTAATCTAAATCAATCCTTTCCAATAGAGGGTATCCTTTGGCATAGACTTAAAGATATGGTTTAAGACAAAACCATAGAGTCTTGTCTTTGATTGTCGCAACCCATATTTTTAATAGAAAAGCGACAATTTTTTTTCGACTCGCCATACATCACGCGTCAAGAGGAACCCCCCATGACTCAGCAAGCCATTAAGCTCGTCATCGTTACGGAAAAATTATTACTCAAAAAAATCGCCAAAATTATCGATGGTGTTGGAGCAACAGGTTACACGGTGGTGCCCGCCGGCGGTAAAGGGAGCCGCAACGTGCGCTCATCGGGACAGCCCAACGTCTCTGACACTTCCTCGAATGTAAAAATTGAGGTACTGACCGCTAGTCGAGAGATGGCTCTAAAGATTTCGGATGAGGTTGCCGCCCAGTTTTTCGATGACTATTCAGGGATCACTTACATCTGCGACGCGGAGGTACTGTACGCGCACAAATTTTAGGCTAACTTCCCAAGTGCTGAATATTGCAGAAAACCCTGTCAGTCACAGCTAGTCGTTCCCTCATCAAACGTCATCACCACAGTCAAGCCCTCTACAGCGACGGATAGCAGCAGTGCTCCACACAACCGTAGGGGGTTTTTTAATGTCCAGGATCAAGTGTGGTGTTTCTTCTTTGATTTTCTTGATCTCATCAGTGTTACGGACATCAAATTTTCTGAGATCATCTTGGGCGAGGAAAGATAATCTAATCGGTAAGTTCGACTACCCTTAAGGGTAAAATAGGGTCAAAAGTCTTTATTTCACGAGCCGCATCTCTAAAATTTTCGTTTTTTCTAGTGCCGTGCCCCATCCGCAAACCCTTGTTAATCCGTGATTATTCTGACCTTACTTCATCCCATCCAAGCTACTCCGATGCAAAATTGGTCTTTTGAGACCGAAACCACGATCAGTATTGGCCGTTCAACTGATAATGATGTGGTTCTCTACAGTGCAGTCGTTTCTCGCCACCATGTTGAACTGCGATTGGAGGGGGAAGAGTGGTCAATTGTTAATCTCGGCACCAACGGTACTTATATAGAGGATCAACGGGTCGAGCAATGTGTGGCTAAGGATGGTTTGATTTTCCGTTTGGCAACCTCTGGGCCAAAAATTCTTGTGCGCATCCAAGGGAAACAACTCAGTGAAGGGGAAGCGGCAAGCAAGGAACAACGCTTGAAAAAGTCCTCTAACCCAGATCCGTCCCGGGAAACCTTCGCGCAATTCTAATGCGTAATCTTAAATTTATTCGGTAATATTTGCCGTCGTCGATCCGTCTGGATTCGCTGGCTTGCTGAGGGTGGCGATCGCCGTTTTGGTGAGCTGTTTTAGGGCCTCTAAATCGAGGTCAATTTGGGGAGTATCTGTACTTAACCACAGCAGATATTCCACATTTCCGGCGGGGCCAGTGATCGGCGAATAGGTCAGCCCTTGGGGATGCCAACCGAGTTTTTGGGCGGCTTCTAGTACCGAAAAGATCGCTTGGGCCTGGGCCTGGGGATCGCGAACAACGCCATTTTTTCCTACCTGGGCGCGTCCCACTTCAAATTGGGGTTTAACCAACAGGATCACTTCCTTCGGCTCATCCAGAAGACTCCAGAGGGTAGGCAAAACCTTCGTCAGGGAAATAAAAGATAAATCCATCACCCCTAGGGTTGGTCTTTTTGTACTTTCTGGGTAGAGATCGCCTGGGGTCAAATGGCGAAAATTGGTGCGCTCCCGGAGGATCAGCCGTGGATCTTGGCGGATCTTCCAGGCGACTTGGCCATAGCCCACATCAATGCCATAAACCTGTTGGGCACCGGCTTGTAAGAGGCAGTCGGTAAAGCCACCGGTGGAAATCCCGCCATCTAGACAAATGCGATCTTTGACTGTGATTTGAAAGTGGGCGATCGCCTTCGCTAGTTTTTCGCCTCCCCGGGACACGAAGGGCGGTTTCGCCTGGACTTCAATGTCCACATCCGCAGGAACCAAAGTGCCTGGTTTATCCACAATCTGCTGTTTTACTTTGACTTCTCCGGCCCGGATTACCCGTTGGGCCTGTTGCCGAGACTCGCACAGTTTACGCTCCACCAACAGGAGGTCTAATCGTTGTTTGGCCAAAGTTTTTCTTCCCCAATGCCACCGCTGCTGTTTTAGTCTACTGGGTGTCTGGTGCTTTCGGGAATGATTGGGCCAGGGCGACCGGAAACCGTCGAACTCGATACAATACAAAAATTGTCCAGTTTAGCTTTCAAGAAAATCACGAAATCATTATGGCGATCGCAGTGGATTTTGGGACGAGCAATACCCTAGTGACCCGGTGGAATGCCGCCAAAGGAGCCCCAGAAATTCTCCCACTCCAGGGTCTTTCCCAACGCATTTCCCCGAATCCACCGCTGATCCCCAGCCTTTTGTACATCGAAAATGCCGCCGACCAAAAAGTCGTTATCGGTCAAGCCATTGGCGATCGCGGTTTAGATCGCGGCCCCGATCCCCGCTATTTCTGTAACTTTAAACGGGGCATTGGCACCGCAATCCAAGGTTTTTTACCGGAACTAGACGGCGAAAAAATCACCTTTGAAAAAATGGGGGAATATTTCCTCAACGGCATTTTTGCCCAACTCAAAGCCCAGGGTGAACCCCTCGATAGCCTCGTTTTAACCGTGCCAGTCGATAGTTTTGAAGCCTACCGGAGTTGGCTGAGTCGGCTTTGTGAGCAGTTGCCAGAACTCGAAAAAATTCAGCTTTTGGACGAACCCACCGCCGCCGCCTTGGGCTATGGAGCCTTGGCTGAAGATTTAAAAAGAGTTCTCGTGGTGGATTTTGGGGGGGGAACCGTAGATTTTTCTCTCGTAGATCTCAACCTGGCCCAGGGCCAAAGCAAACCGACGGGCTTTATTTTGAAGTGGGGGCGTAAATCCTTTGCCGAAAGCAAAACCCAAAAAGTCAAAACCGCAAAAGTGCTGGCGAAAGCAGGTAAAAATCTCGGTGGTTCTGATTTAGATAATTGGCTCTTTGAATATTTCCAGACCCAACAAAATTTGCCCCAGGATGCCCTGAGTTTACGCTTAGTTGAACGGTTGAAAATTGCCCTCTCCCAAAAGACGAAGGCAACGGAGATTTATTACAACGACCAAACCTTTGAAACCTATGAGTTGACCCTGGGTCGGTCGGCCTTTGAGGAGATTTTAGAAAATCAAGGCTTCCTCGCCCAACTTGATGATTTGCTGGCCCAGGTCTTGCAACAGGCCCGCCGT
It encodes the following:
- a CDS encoding sodium-dependent bicarbonate transport family permease, which translates into the protein MDFLSDFLTKFGSQLQSPTLGFLIGGIVIAAFGSRLTIPDAVYKFIVFMLLIKVGLSGGIAIRNTNITEMLLPALFAVLMGILIVFIGRFTLAKLPGIRTVDAVATAGLFGAVSGSTLAAGITVMEGQGVFYEPWAAALYPFMDIPALVTAIVVASLYKSKQREVEADDFSKQPVAAGEYSGEPVYPTTRQEYLGQKRGKATNRVEIWPIVKESLQGSALSALLLGLALGLLTRPESVFESFYEPLFRGFLSILMLVMGMEAWSRLGELRKVAQWYAVYAFIAPLLHGFIAFGLGMIAHYVTGFSPGGVALLAIIAASSSDISGPPTLRAGIPSANPSAYIGSSTAIGTPVAIAIGIPLFIGLAQATMGG
- a CDS encoding FHA domain-containing protein, yielding MQNWSFETETTISIGRSTDNDVVLYSAVVSRHHVELRLEGEEWSIVNLGTNGTYIEDQRVEQCVAKDGLIFRLATSGPKILVRIQGKQLSEGEAASKEQRLKKSSNPDPSRETFAQF
- a CDS encoding P-II family nitrogen regulator, translated to MTQQAIKLVIVTEKLLLKKIAKIIDGVGATGYTVVPAGGKGSRNVRSSGQPNVSDTSSNVKIEVLTASREMALKISDEVAAQFFDDYSGITYICDAEVLYAHKF
- a CDS encoding Hsp70 family protein is translated as MAIAVDFGTSNTLVTRWNAAKGAPEILPLQGLSQRISPNPPLIPSLLYIENAADQKVVIGQAIGDRGLDRGPDPRYFCNFKRGIGTAIQGFLPELDGEKITFEKMGEYFLNGIFAQLKAQGEPLDSLVLTVPVDSFEAYRSWLSRLCEQLPELEKIQLLDEPTAAALGYGALAEDLKRVLVVDFGGGTVDFSLVDLNLAQGQSKPTGFILKWGRKSFAESKTQKVKTAKVLAKAGKNLGGSDLDNWLFEYFQTQQNLPQDALSLRLVERLKIALSQKTKATEIYYNDQTFETYELTLGRSAFEEILENQGFLAQLDDLLAQVLQQARRNGVGKEDIEAVLLVGGTSQIPLVQSWLEGYFPPEKIKRDNPFGAIAWGALQLAQGFELKDFLYHSYGIRYWNRRHNRHDWQPIINQGQPYPMTEPLEITLGASMDQQPSIELIVGELGEQSSGTEVYFDGDRLVTQQLGANQTNVKPLNDREGARTIAKLDPVGYPGTDRIKLQFLVDGDRTLRVTVEDLLRNVTLIENQKVAELS
- a CDS encoding TlyA family RNA methyltransferase, with the protein product MAKQRLDLLLVERKLCESRQQAQRVIRAGEVKVKQQIVDKPGTLVPADVDIEVQAKPPFVSRGGEKLAKAIAHFQITVKDRICLDGGISTGGFTDCLLQAGAQQVYGIDVGYGQVAWKIRQDPRLILRERTNFRHLTPGDLYPESTKRPTLGVMDLSFISLTKVLPTLWSLLDEPKEVILLVKPQFEVGRAQVGKNGVVRDPQAQAQAIFSVLEAAQKLGWHPQGLTYSPITGPAGNVEYLLWLSTDTPQIDLDLEALKQLTKTAIATLSKPANPDGSTTANITE
- a CDS encoding circularly permuted type 2 ATP-grasp protein translates to MVNSLEGYNPGDFYDELFADQGIPRPAAAALIQHIGKFPLNVLEQQQKSAQNMLFKLGVTFNVYSDNQGTERIFPFDVIPRIIAQTEWDWLEKGLQQRIEALNHFLDDIYNEQRIIKDQVIPRHVVESASGYLKPCIGLKPPKGKWCHITGTDLVRDRQGQWYVLEDNLRCPSGVSYVLENRRVMKSLFPSFFNTLKIQPVDDYPGQLLNLLMNLAPDHIADPCVVVLTPGIYNSAYFEHSYLAQQMGCELVEGRDLVVVDGYLQMRTTKGLQRIDVIYRRIDDDFLDPFVFRSDSVLGVPGLMEVYRQGRVAIANAPGTGIADDKMVYGYVPQMIRYYLGEDQILPNVETYFCEDPQQQSHVLNHLDELVVKATDASGGYGMLVGPHASPAEREQFKGYIKANPRKYIAQPTLCLSRVPTLIDGAFVGCHVDLRPFILNGGDRTYVNPGGLTRVALKQGSLVVNSSQGGGSKDTWVINTKAA